Part of the Methanosarcinales archaeon genome is shown below.
TTGCTCAATTGGTTGGTGAAAATTTCTCCTCTTTTTGAGATATATGCAATACCTTTGTTTTCAAAGAGCAATTTCACATATTTCTGGAAGTCTTTGTTGCTGATTTTGTCCCTGAAATTGATTGAAGTCTGGGTATTTGTAGCTTCAGTGATTTTATTTACAAGACCTTGATTTTTTGTTTCGTACAGGCGGACAGTAAGGTAAATATCGTCCAATTTTGTTTTATCTTTCTCATAGATTCCATGTATTACTTTTGTCGTTTGTAAACCGTTGACTATAACCGGATTTACGACCGGTACGATATATTGACCTGCTTGTTGATTTGAAGGTATTTGCATTTCATCGCACAGGATTGTTATACCGTTGTTTAAGAAGGGGAAATAGATTGATTCAGATGTGTTCTCCAGAGTCTCTTTTATCTTGCGGTTGGTTTTATTATATCCCAAAAAACCTCTGATGTTTTCTGAAAACAACTTGTCTTCAGTGCCATTGGTTTTGATCTCAAGGTCAACCAGTTCACACAATTCCAATGCCTTCATCCTGAAATTGACGGCTTTGACGTTCAATATTGAAAATGAGATTAGTGCCTGCGGCTCTTTTGGTGATATATTTGATTTTTCTGCATTAAATGTAAATTTAATTTCTTTTCTTCTTCTATCGCTTTTAATTAAATTCTCAATCAGCTTATCCAGCTCATTGAAATCAAATATTACGAAGTTATTAGCAGGATCATTATATGATTCGAACAGGTCTTTGTTTGCAGCGTATTTTGTATCTTCTATATCCCCATTAAATATAAAGTTCAGATGATGCTCTATATGGTATCCTTTTTTGGTGATTGAAATGTATTCATCCAGTTTAGGCATCAACTCTTGGGTATTGGGTTTGTCTCTTTTTCCTTTCAAAAAAACTTCTTCAAAATCGTGTTTTAATTTCTCTAACTGGTTTTGTTTCAGTCCTTTCGAATTCTTACACTGGAATACTTCCATAACATAGAATCCATCCTGTTCATCGAAAGAGATTCCATCAATTCCGCCATCAACCGAGCTATTAATTAATACATCTGCAAAAATTTCATCAAATGTCTTGTCAAGAATAGCTGCCATTGAGAATATTTCAAATGCCTTATCCGTACCGATATTGAATTTTTCAGCGATCTTATCCAGGTAAGTCGTGATGAATAATTCTTTGTTGCTCATTTAAATCTCCTCTGAGTTTATTTAATTCCCTTTCAAGCTGTCTGCTGATTTCGTAATTATATTTCAAAGCCGGACACCAAATTTCTTTTTAAAATCTGAACTGGAAATAGTCCCTTCTTTTTTTATTGATTCAAGCTTCCGGATATACTCTGGTTTGACATGATGCAGATCGTTATCTATATCCTCTATGGTTTCTTCGATGGATAATATTTTTGTTTTTATGAAATCAAGGTCTGATACTATTCTTTCTAATAATTCTGCTTCAAGCATATTATACCTCTGTATTTTTTATTTCGTCGGGATAGACAATATCATTATCGCAGTAAATGGATTGACCCCTTACAATAATTTCAGTAGATTTTGACGACAATCTGCGACCGTATTCTTTTTTTGGTACAGGAAATATTTCAAAACACAACAAACTGAAACTTTCCTCCTGGAACTTGCTCACACCAGCTAAGTGTGGATTATTGATCTTCGATTTGTACGTATTTATCGACATTCACACCTCCATCATCCAGATCAATATCTGCAAGTCTGACGTTCCTTGCAGGATATTTGTCCCAGCTCATTCCTGTTG
Proteins encoded:
- a CDS encoding AIPR family protein, producing the protein MSNKELFITTYLDKIAEKFNIGTDKAFEIFSMAAILDKTFDEIFADVLINSSVDGGIDGISFDEQDGFYVMEVFQCKNSKGLKQNQLEKLKHDFEEVFLKGKRDKPNTQELMPKLDEYISITKKGYHIEHHLNFIFNGDIEDTKYAANKDLFESYNDPANNFVIFDFNELDKLIENLIKSDRRRKEIKFTFNAEKSNISPKEPQALISFSILNVKAVNFRMKALELCELVDLEIKTNGTEDKLFSENIRGFLGYNKTNRKIKETLENTSESIYFPFLNNGITILCDEMQIPSNQQAGQYIVPVVNPVIVNGLQTTKVIHGIYEKDKTKLDDIYLTVRLYETKNQGLVNKITEATNTQTSINFRDKISNKDFQKYVKLLFENKGIAYISKRGEIFTNQLSKDMHESITSEKAIKFWYATYYEKPEIAKNSVSKVLEEVFDATNQENPLAQLLDGDKNSPVYLQIYNSYLIMKLVVEKKKNRIDADDLLEHSDELLSYGIYKYLMANQLDFSQTNIEDGYKYTVTIVRKNVSDEKDRRYQKGETYSHSSYFKSAQCRVDYNTPAGISETYDLIEKLIDRRI